Proteins encoded in a region of the Raphanus sativus cultivar WK10039 chromosome 8, ASM80110v3, whole genome shotgun sequence genome:
- the LOC108860013 gene encoding LOW QUALITY PROTEIN: F-box/kelch-repeat protein At3g16740-like (The sequence of the model RefSeq protein was modified relative to this genomic sequence to represent the inferred CDS: deleted 2 bases in 1 codon), giving the protein MISDLPRDLAERVLSRLPVTSLRGVRCTCKNWKALSKDRIFTKRHIGEAKAEAKKRKEFQVVMMLDFRVYLFNVNLLNPSPMERIGELISLDRIEISRIFHCSGLLLCITKDKSRLVVWNPCSGQTRWIEPPRNSHYDILDRYALGYEKYSQQRPSLKVLRFVDDVDTRVNRRVTKFEIYNLSSNSWKVVDGVNDPDWEIESHHYGVSLKGGNTYWCARQKHDPPRPDFLICFDFTTERFGPRLPLPFRTFWEETVTLSSVRETQLAVLCQKSSSQVFTVKIWITSEIGPNSVSWRKLFLAADMKPLIGFKFMYGSFFVDEKKKVAVVVDKDGHRYPPTRNMAYIIGKNGYVKQVDLGESRNLTCFPLVCSFVPSSLQINHRGNH; this is encoded by the exons ATGATATCCGATCTTCCAAGGGATTTGGCGGAGAGGGTACTCTCTAGGCTTCCTGTGACATCTCTGAGAGGAGTGCGATGTACATGCAAAAACTGGAAAGCTTTATCAAAAGACAGGATTTTTACAAAGAGGCACATCGGTGAAGCAAAAGCAGAAGCAAAGAAGAGGAAGGAGTTTCAGGTGGTGATGATGCTcgattttagggtttatttaTTCAACGTCAATCTCCTCAATCCATCACCTATGGAGCGTATAGGTGAACTTATCAGCCTAGATCGCATCGAGATATCTCGAATCTTTCACTGCAGCGGTTTGTTGCTATGCATCACCAAAGACAAATCTAGGCTTGTTGTGTGGAACCCTTGTTCGGGACAAACGAGGTGGATCGAACCTCCGAGAAATTCTCATTACGACATATTGGACAGGTACGCTCTCGGTTATGAAAAGTACTCGCAGCAGCGTCCTAGCCTCAAAGTGTTGAGATTTGTGGATGATGTCGACACGCGTGTGAATCGTCGTGTTACCAAGTTTGAAATCTACAATCTAAGCTCTAACTCATGGAAGGTTGTTGATGGTGTCAATGATCCGGACTGGGAAATAGAATCTCACCACTATGGCGTGTCTCTCAAAGGAGGCAACACTTACTGGTGTGCACGACAGAAGCATGATCCACCACGCCCGGATTTCCTAATCTGTTTTGATTTTACGACCGAGAGATTTGGGCCCCGCCTGCCTCTGCCTTTCCGCACTTTTTGGGAAGAGACAGTGACTCTTTCTAGTGTTAGAGAAACGCAGCTCGCCGTTTTATGTCAGAAATCTAGTTCACAGGTCTTCACCGTCAAGATATGGATTACTAGTGAAATTGGGCCCAAT AGTGTGTCGTGGAGGAAGTTGTTCTTAGCGGCTGATATGAAACCACTCATCGGTTTTAAGTTTATGTATGGCAGTTTCTTCGTTGACGAGAAGAAGAAAGTAGCAGTGGTTGTTGATAAAGACGGCCATAGATATCCTCCAACTCGCAACATGGCTTATATCATTGGAAAGAATGGATATGTCAAACAAGTTGATCTTGGCGAGTCTAGAAACTTGACTTGCTTCCCACTTGTGTGCTCTTTTGTTCCGAGCTCACTGCAAATCAACCACCGTGGCAACCACTAA